The window CGTTGGCCTTGATAGCGGGAAAGACGAAATCCCGGACGAACTCCTCCCTGAGGTCTTCGACATATACATTACTCGCCCCGGTGGCCAATGCCTTCTGACGTACCTGGTCCACCTCTTTCCCCTGGCCGATGTCGGCACAGAAGGCGATCACCTCACATTCGTATTGTTCTTGCAGCCACTTCAAGATTACCGAGGTGTCTAACCCCCCAGAATAGGCCAATACTATTTTTTTAACGCCTTTTCCCATCTTTCCTTTTTTCTCCCATCAATAGGGTCAAGATGGCCTTTTGGACATGGAGGCGATTTTCCGCCTGATCAAAGATGATAGAATGAGGTCCATCCATTACCTCATCGGTGATCTCCTCCCCACGATGGGCAGGCAGGCAGTGCATTACCAGTACATCCTCTCTGGCCCATCGAATGAGGTCTGAGTTTATCTGATAGTCCTGAAAGGCTCTCATCCTCTCCTGGCGCTCGCCCTCCTGGCCCATACTGGCCCAAGCATCGGTGTTGATCACGTGGGAGCCCTTCACAGCCTCTTTCGGATCATGGGTGATGACGATCTTGGATGAGGCTTCCCTCATGGCCCTGGAGAGGATCTCCTGATGGGGTTGATACCCCGGGGGACAGGCGAGCCAGAGATCGAAGCCGAGCCGTAATGCCCCATTTATCCAGGAATTGGCCACATTGTTCCCATCCCCCACATAGGCCACCTTCAATCCACGGTACTGGCCCCGCTTTTCCCAGATGGTGAAGATGTCGCTCAGGATTTGGCAGGGGTGCAGGAGGTCGCTCAGGCCATTGATCACCGGCACTGAGGCGAAGCGGGCCATCTCTTGGACCCGCTCTTGTGCGAAGGTCCTGATCATGATCCCGTCCGCATATCTGGACAAGACCTGGGCCGTATCTGCAATAGTTTCCCCCCGACCCAACTGGGTATCCTGGGGGTTCAAGAAGAGGGCGTGTCCCCCTAATTGATACATCCCCACCTCGAAGGATACCCTGGTCCTGGTGGATGGTTTCTCGAAGATCATGGCGAGGGTCTTCCCCGCCAGGGGACAGTAATATTTGCCCTGCAGGTATATCCCCTTCAACTCTTTGGCCTTTTGGAGGATGGCCTCGATCTCCACTGGCGTCAGGTCATAAATGCTGAGCAGGTCTTTTTTCATCGCTCGGAGAAGATCTCCTCTAGGGCTGCAAGCAAGAGGTCGATCTCATTGCGGGTGATGATGAGGGGGGGGACAAAGCGCAGGACCCTGTCCATAGTGCAGTTGATGAGGAACCCCTTTTCCAAGCAGCGCCCCACAATCTCCTTCCCCTCGAACTCCAGTTCGACCCCGATGATGAGGCCCTTGCCCCGGACGTCTTTGATAAATGCGTACCTCTCCTTCAGGGCAAGGAGCCCCCTTAGAAAGTATTCCCCCATCTGCTGACAGTTCTCCAGGATACCATCCCCCAAGAGGGTGTCGAGGACGACGCAGCCCACCCTGGTGGCCATGGGGTTCCCGCCAAAGGTGGAGGCGTGGCTGCCCGGGGAGAAGGCCTGCGCCACCTCCTCAGTGGTCACTACGGCCCCTATGGGGACCCCATTGCCCAGGGATTTGGCCAACGTCATGATGTGAGGAGGAGTATCATAGTGTTGATAGGCGAAGAGTTTGCCTGTCCTGCCCATTCCCACCTGGACCTCATCGTAGATCAACAAGATCTTTTTTTGATCACAGAGTTCCCTCAACCCCTTCAAGTAGTCGGGGGAGGGGAGGTTCACCCCCCCCTCTCCCTGAATGGGCTCCACCATAACGGCGCAAGTCTGGGGGCCGATGGCTTCTTTTACGGCCTCTATGTCGTCAAAGGGTACATACTTGAAACCCGGCAGGAGTGGCTCAAACCCTTTATGCAACTTCTGCTGCCCTGTGGCGCTCAAGGCCCCCATGGTCCTTCCGTGGAAGGAATCCTCCATGGTGATGATCTTATACTTCTTTCCACCATATTGCTCCTTGGTGTACTTTCGCGCCAGCTTGATGGCCGCCTCATTGGCCTCGGCCCCGCTATTGCAGAAGAAGACCTTCTCCCCAAAGGAGTGCTCACAGAGGCGCTGGGCCAGATCTAGCTGTGGTCCAATATAGTAGAGGTTAGAGCAATGGATGAGTCTTCTCGCCTGTTCCTCCAAGGCCTGGACCACCCTGGGATGACAGTGGCCAAGGTTGCATACCGCTATCCCCCCCACAAAGTCGAGGTATTCCCTCCCGTTGCTATCCCATACCTTTGCCCCCTGCCCCCTCACCAGGAAAATGGGGTGTCGGGCGTATGTGTTGAGCAAAAAATTTGTCTCCTCTTGGATCAACTCCTCTCCTTTCAATCCGCGCTCCCCTCTGCCCATATCTCCGTTCCAACACCTGTGTCGGTGAAGGTTTCTAAGATGAGGGCATGTTTTACCCTTCCATCGATGATATGGGCCTTGGCAACACCTCCTGCTAAGGCCTCCAGGCAGCAGTTGATCTTGGGGATCATCCCCTCGGAGATGACCCCTCGTGAGATGAGTTCCTTTGCCTCTTCAACCTTCAGACTCGGTATCAGATCCCCCTCCTTGTTCAGTACCCCCGGTACATCGGTAAGGAGGATCAGTTTTTCCGCCCGCAGGGCGGCTGCCAATTTCCCAGCCACTAGATCGGCGTTGATGTTGTAAGTCTTCCCATTCCTTCCAACCCCCACGGGGGCGATGACAGGGATGAAGTTACTGTTGTCCAGGGTCTTGATGACATCAGAGTTGATCCCCTCCACCTCTCCCACCATCCCCAGATCGACGATCTCCGAGGGGGTTTCGCCCTGTCCCTGTAGGGGGAGGAAGAGTTTTTTCGCCTGGATGAGACCGCCGTCCTTTCCGCTGAGCCCCACCGCCTTTCCCCCACAACGGTTGATGAGGCCCACTATATCCTTGTTCACCTTCCCCACCAGGACCATCTCCACCACATCCATCGTCTCTTTGTCGGTGACCCTCAGGCCTCGCACAAAGGTGGAGTCCTTGCCCATCTTTTGGAGGACCTGGCCGATTTGGGGACCGCCGCCATGGACCACCACCGGGTTTAGGCCGACGTACTTCATCAGGACGATATCCATGGCAAAGCCCTCTTTGAGGTCCTCGTCAGCCATGGCCGCCCCCCCATACTTGATCACCATAGTCTTTTGGTAGAACTTCCTGATGTAAGGGAGGGCCTCGATCAGCACCTGGGCCTTTTCGATAAGCCTCTGCATCACAAGATATACCTGCTTAAGTCCTCATCCTGGACAAATTCTTCGAGCTTCTTTTTCACATAGTCGGCATCGATGACCATCTCTTGGCTGCTCAGCTCGGGGGCGTTAAAGGAGACCTCATCCAGGAGTTTCTCCATGATGGTATACATCCTCCTAGCCCCGATATTCTCTGTCCTTTCGTTGATAAGGGCGGTGATCTGGGCGATCTCCTCGATGGCCTCCTTGGCGAACGACAATTTGACGTTCTCGGTCCTCATCAACTCCACATATTGGGTGATGAGGGCGTTTTGGGGTTCAGTCAAGATCCTGATAAACTCCTCCTTTCCCAGGGAGTCCAGCTCCACCCTGATGGGGAAGCGACCTTGGAGCTCGGGGATGAGGTCGGAGGGCTTGGCTACATAAAAGGCACCGGCAGCGATGAAGAGGATATGGTCGGTTTGCACCATCCCGTACTTGGTCATCACCGTGGTACCCTCTACAATGGGAAGAATATCCCTCTGCACCCCCTCACGGGAGACATCAGGTCCATAGGTCGTTTCACGGCTAGCAATCTTGTCGAGCTCATCCAGGAAGATGATTCCCGATTGCTCCACCCGCTGGATGGCTAGCTTGATTACCTTGTCCATGTCGATGAGTTTTTGGGCCTCCTCCTCGGCAA of the Deltaproteobacteria bacterium genome contains:
- a CDS encoding aspartate aminotransferase family protein, encoding MGRGERGLKGEELIQEETNFLLNTYARHPIFLVRGQGAKVWDSNGREYLDFVGGIAVCNLGHCHPRVVQALEEQARRLIHCSNLYYIGPQLDLAQRLCEHSFGEKVFFCNSGAEANEAAIKLARKYTKEQYGGKKYKIITMEDSFHGRTMGALSATGQQKLHKGFEPLLPGFKYVPFDDIEAVKEAIGPQTCAVMVEPIQGEGGVNLPSPDYLKGLRELCDQKKILLIYDEVQVGMGRTGKLFAYQHYDTPPHIMTLAKSLGNGVPIGAVVTTEEVAQAFSPGSHASTFGGNPMATRVGCVVLDTLLGDGILENCQQMGEYFLRGLLALKERYAFIKDVRGKGLIIGVELEFEGKEIVGRCLEKGFLINCTMDRVLRFVPPLIITRNEIDLLLAALEEIFSER
- the argB gene encoding acetylglutamate kinase; the encoded protein is MQRLIEKAQVLIEALPYIRKFYQKTMVIKYGGAAMADEDLKEGFAMDIVLMKYVGLNPVVVHGGGPQIGQVLQKMGKDSTFVRGLRVTDKETMDVVEMVLVGKVNKDIVGLINRCGGKAVGLSGKDGGLIQAKKLFLPLQGQGETPSEIVDLGMVGEVEGINSDVIKTLDNSNFIPVIAPVGVGRNGKTYNINADLVAGKLAAALRAEKLILLTDVPGVLNKEGDLIPSLKVEEAKELISRGVISEGMIPKINCCLEALAGGVAKAHIIDGRVKHALILETFTDTGVGTEIWAEGSAD
- the argF gene encoding ornithine carbamoyltransferase; protein product: MKKDLLSIYDLTPVEIEAILQKAKELKGIYLQGKYYCPLAGKTLAMIFEKPSTRTRVSFEVGMYQLGGHALFLNPQDTQLGRGETIADTAQVLSRYADGIMIRTFAQERVQEMARFASVPVINGLSDLLHPCQILSDIFTIWEKRGQYRGLKVAYVGDGNNVANSWINGALRLGFDLWLACPPGYQPHQEILSRAMREASSKIVITHDPKEAVKGSHVINTDAWASMGQEGERQERMRAFQDYQINSDLIRWAREDVLVMHCLPAHRGEEITDEVMDGPHSIIFDQAENRLHVQKAILTLLMGEKRKDGKRR